Proteins encoded in a region of the Methyloterricola oryzae genome:
- a CDS encoding methyltransferase family protein — protein sequence MNKQSAIYPALLASGTFFFRFRNALFPVVLLALVLLARPAQWFGNLFLDQWLTGLGLLCTVSGEAFRMLVIGYAYIRRGGKNKQVHANELVTRGFYAHTRNPMYVGNYLIVVGFALLFGSGWVVALIAPLFAWIYLAITTAEEAYLAEKFGAAYAEYSARVNRFIPDFKGLKASLAEFEYDWRRSLVKEYNTLCFTLGIALGLLAWKVVYVYGYAGHETAVRLLVGALVPLAAFYGTVRYLKKTRRLQPARMAETEAETGTAQ from the coding sequence ATGAATAAGCAGTCTGCGATCTATCCGGCTTTGCTGGCATCCGGCACCTTTTTCTTCCGTTTCCGCAACGCCCTGTTTCCCGTCGTGCTGCTGGCCCTGGTGCTGCTGGCACGCCCGGCGCAGTGGTTCGGCAACCTGTTTCTGGATCAATGGCTGACCGGGCTGGGTCTGCTATGCACGGTCTCCGGCGAGGCATTCCGCATGCTGGTGATCGGCTATGCCTATATACGCCGGGGTGGCAAGAACAAGCAGGTACACGCCAACGAACTGGTGACCCGTGGTTTCTACGCCCACACACGCAATCCCATGTACGTGGGCAACTACCTGATCGTGGTCGGCTTCGCCCTGCTATTTGGATCCGGCTGGGTGGTGGCTCTGATTGCCCCCTTGTTCGCGTGGATCTATCTGGCCATCACGACGGCGGAGGAAGCCTACCTGGCGGAGAAGTTCGGCGCCGCCTATGCCGAGTACAGCGCCCGGGTCAACCGCTTCATCCCCGATTTCAAGGGGCTGAAGGCATCACTGGCGGAATTCGAGTACGACTGGCGCAGATCTTTGGTCAAGGAATACAACACCCTGTGCTTCACCCTCGGCATCGCCCTGGGTCTCCTGGCCTGGAAGGTTGTCTATGTCTACGGCTATGCGGGCCATGAGACTGCCGTGAGGCTGCTTGTGGGGGCGCTGGTTCCATTGGCCGCGTTTTACGGCACCGTGCGTTACCTCAAGAAAACCCGCCGCCTGCAGCCGGCACGCATGGCGGAAACCGAGGCGGAAACCGGTACCGCTCAATGA
- a CDS encoding DUF4266 domain-containing protein → MFQSRPRGSGPALPAWCLSFTLAMTCFALAGCAEVKPWERGHLAKPQMAMEPYPEQAALRAHTYGGREAATGGQSTSGGGCGCY, encoded by the coding sequence ATGTTCCAATCCCGTCCTCGCGGCAGCGGACCCGCCTTGCCCGCCTGGTGCCTTTCCTTCACCCTGGCGATGACCTGCTTCGCGCTGGCCGGCTGTGCCGAAGTCAAGCCGTGGGAGCGCGGCCATCTCGCCAAGCCCCAGATGGCCATGGAACCCTACCCGGAACAGGCGGCCCTGCGCGCTCATACCTATGGCGGCCGAGAGGCCGCAACCGGCGGTCAATCCACCAGCGGCGGCGGCTGCGGCTGTTACTGA
- a CDS encoding DUF3570 domain-containing protein: MNKHRLHRGLLRRLACLLKARKREARKYATGGESAPLRALTAAALALPGLSPATAQAAPGDEAGFQYGHYTEGQRQLYLGTRSKYNPIQVDTLLGSGKLTLMDRWKFAFHYVQDTWSGATPIATAPLAFGGNHQTVSGASPYLQGKGVLRYDRSFNTYRRNETTGDYVKDNRLVHTLSAASPETRMQGDFRLGYEWDESAFNLGGGVSNEPDYYSNFVNTDARWDFNQKLTSVDLGLSYTNSEINAKLNPEASQYFDYSSYTKQIDVIPGPDATPTRIINGLRQDWSTRLGVSQVLNKDAVLAGGMSYTRSTGYLANPYKMVEFIFVDPNQTPEDAGTPGIPPLLVPQVQAVMERRPDERNQFSWDARYVQFIESLDAAVHLDYRFFHDDWGINAHTFEADWVQPVGDGWTVTPRFRYYSQDEADFYQPYWLFKNAEPTFSNGKIDLSKVPVSNYSSDHRLSGYGAIGTGISVSKAIGKAIQLQGSFEYYTHAGGLKLGGGGEDSYANFNFYQFNAGIKVDLSAPSLMGDLGLSEHAGHEGHHHEHHAHGAPLPAGVMFGHMMEQSGQTMVGYRFMWSLQDGDILHGSNPVSDATVIDQGCGGRQKCSLLPKDMSMYMHMLDIMYAPTDWLNLMLMPQFMDMDMNLRQPPGAPPPPSEGGHNHGGNPHHATGGVGDVGLYALFKLFTFQHHHMHATLGLSAPTGAVDLKLVSGDYEHYGMQLGSGTWDFKPSLTYTGQWDDWSWGGQLSGTHRMESENEVGFAFGDIFQASLWGSYKFMDWLSGSVRGIYTAQGAINGRYKAPHQIVGPMDMPNSYGGRYWDLGMGLSAVVPSGTFKGNTLSVEWVQPLQDDVNGYQLERDGALNATWSIAF; the protein is encoded by the coding sequence ATGAATAAGCACCGATTGCACCGCGGACTGCTGCGCCGTTTGGCCTGTCTGCTCAAGGCCCGCAAGCGGGAGGCCAGAAAGTACGCAACAGGCGGCGAAAGCGCGCCTCTGCGCGCCCTCACCGCCGCGGCCCTGGCTCTGCCCGGCCTCTCGCCCGCCACCGCGCAAGCGGCGCCCGGCGATGAGGCCGGCTTCCAGTACGGCCATTACACCGAAGGTCAGCGCCAGCTCTACCTGGGCACCCGCAGCAAGTACAACCCCATCCAGGTGGATACCTTGCTGGGCAGCGGCAAACTCACGCTGATGGACCGCTGGAAATTCGCCTTCCATTACGTGCAGGACACCTGGTCCGGGGCCACGCCCATCGCCACAGCGCCCCTGGCTTTCGGCGGCAACCATCAGACCGTCAGCGGCGCCTCGCCCTATCTGCAGGGGAAAGGCGTCCTGCGCTACGACCGCAGTTTCAACACCTACCGGCGCAACGAAACCACCGGCGATTACGTCAAGGACAACCGGCTGGTGCACACACTGTCGGCGGCTTCTCCGGAAACGCGCATGCAGGGCGACTTCCGCCTGGGTTATGAATGGGACGAGTCGGCATTCAACCTGGGGGGCGGCGTCTCCAACGAGCCGGACTATTACTCCAACTTCGTCAATACGGACGCGCGCTGGGACTTCAATCAGAAGCTCACCAGCGTGGACCTGGGGCTGAGCTACACCAACAGCGAGATCAACGCGAAACTGAACCCCGAGGCCAGCCAATACTTCGACTACTCCTCCTATACCAAGCAGATCGATGTCATTCCGGGACCGGACGCGACACCGACGCGCATCATCAACGGACTGCGCCAGGATTGGAGCACGCGGCTGGGAGTGAGCCAGGTGCTGAACAAGGATGCGGTCCTGGCGGGCGGGATGAGCTACACCCGCAGCACAGGCTACCTGGCCAATCCTTACAAGATGGTCGAATTCATCTTCGTCGATCCGAACCAGACGCCGGAGGATGCGGGAACGCCAGGGATTCCGCCGCTGCTGGTGCCCCAGGTGCAAGCGGTGATGGAACGGCGGCCGGACGAGCGCAACCAGTTCAGCTGGGACGCGCGTTACGTGCAGTTCATCGAGAGCCTGGATGCCGCCGTGCACCTGGACTATCGCTTCTTCCACGATGACTGGGGCATCAACGCGCACACCTTCGAGGCCGACTGGGTGCAGCCCGTAGGCGACGGCTGGACCGTCACCCCGCGGTTCCGTTATTACTCCCAGGACGAGGCGGATTTCTACCAGCCCTACTGGCTGTTCAAGAACGCCGAGCCCACCTTCAGCAACGGCAAAATCGATCTCTCCAAGGTTCCCGTCAGCAATTATTCCAGCGATCACCGGCTCTCCGGCTATGGCGCCATCGGCACCGGTATCAGCGTCAGCAAGGCCATCGGCAAGGCCATCCAACTGCAGGGCAGCTTTGAATACTACACCCACGCGGGCGGCCTGAAGCTGGGAGGCGGCGGCGAGGATTCCTACGCCAACTTCAACTTCTACCAATTCAACGCCGGCATCAAGGTGGACCTCTCCGCCCCGTCTTTGATGGGCGATCTGGGCCTGTCCGAGCATGCGGGCCATGAAGGCCACCATCACGAGCATCACGCCCATGGCGCGCCCCTGCCCGCCGGCGTCATGTTCGGCCACATGATGGAGCAATCCGGACAGACCATGGTGGGCTACCGCTTCATGTGGAGCCTTCAGGACGGGGACATCCTGCACGGATCAAACCCGGTCAGCGACGCCACCGTCATCGACCAGGGCTGCGGCGGCAGGCAGAAATGCAGCCTGCTGCCCAAAGACATGAGCATGTACATGCACATGCTGGACATCATGTACGCCCCCACCGACTGGCTGAACCTCATGCTGATGCCGCAGTTCATGGACATGGACATGAACCTGCGCCAGCCACCGGGCGCGCCGCCGCCCCCCAGCGAGGGTGGCCACAACCACGGCGGCAACCCGCACCACGCCACCGGCGGCGTCGGCGATGTGGGCCTGTACGCCCTGTTCAAGCTGTTCACCTTTCAGCACCATCACATGCACGCCACCCTGGGCCTCAGCGCGCCCACCGGGGCAGTTGACCTGAAGCTGGTGAGCGGCGACTATGAGCACTACGGCATGCAGTTGGGCAGCGGCACCTGGGACTTTAAGCCCAGCTTGACCTACACCGGGCAATGGGATGACTGGTCCTGGGGCGGGCAGCTCAGCGGAACACACCGGATGGAATCGGAGAACGAGGTCGGCTTCGCCTTCGGCGACATCTTCCAGGCCAGCCTGTGGGGCAGCTACAAGTTCATGGACTGGCTCTCCGGCTCCGTCCGCGGCATCTACACAGCGCAGGGCGCCATCAATGGCCGTTACAAGGCGCCGCATCAGATCGTCGGCCCCATGGACATGCCCAACAGTTACGGCGGGCGTTACTGGGATCTGGGCATGGGCCTCAGCGCGGTGGTGCCCAGCGGCACCTTCAAGGGCAATACCTTGTCGGTGGAATGGGTGCAGCCCTTGCAGGATGACGTAAACGGCTACCAATTGGAGCGCGATGGCGCCTTGAACGCCACCTGGAGCATCGCATTCTGA
- the cmoA gene encoding carboxy-S-adenosyl-L-methionine synthase CmoA, which translates to MNKDSIFKDKRDFIENFHFGKETAEVFDDMLDRSVPFYAEIQRMMGEIAEDFAAPGSNLYDLGCSTGTSLLWLDRLLPNDVKFVGVDSSPEMLDQCREKLTEHGFSRPHELVCQNLDDGVAIVNASVVIMNLTLQFVRPLYRERLIQSIANGTNEGGCLLLVEKVLGPDSTLNRLFIKYYYDFKKRNGYSELEIAQKREALENVLIPYHFDENRKLLLDNGFKACEVFFRWYNFCGMVAIK; encoded by the coding sequence ATGAATAAAGACAGCATATTCAAGGATAAACGGGATTTCATAGAGAATTTCCATTTCGGCAAGGAAACCGCGGAGGTGTTCGACGATATGCTCGACCGCTCCGTGCCTTTCTACGCGGAGATCCAACGCATGATGGGAGAGATCGCGGAGGACTTTGCGGCACCGGGCAGCAACCTCTATGATCTGGGGTGTTCCACCGGCACCAGCCTGCTCTGGCTGGATCGTTTGCTGCCCAATGACGTCAAGTTCGTTGGAGTCGACTCATCCCCCGAAATGCTCGATCAGTGCCGGGAAAAACTGACGGAACACGGGTTTTCACGGCCACACGAACTGGTTTGCCAGAACCTGGATGACGGCGTGGCCATCGTCAATGCCTCGGTGGTGATCATGAATCTCACCCTGCAGTTCGTGCGCCCGCTTTACCGCGAGCGCCTGATCCAAAGCATCGCCAACGGCACGAACGAAGGCGGCTGCCTGCTGTTGGTGGAAAAGGTGCTGGGGCCCGATTCCACGCTCAACCGCCTGTTCATCAAGTACTACTACGACTTCAAGAAGCGCAACGGCTATTCGGAACTGGAGATTGCCCAGAAACGCGAAGCGCTGGAGAACGTCCTGATCCCCTACCACTTCGACGAAAACCGCAAATTGTTGCTGGACAACGGTTTCAAGGCCTGCGAGGTGTTTTTCCGCTGGTACAACTTCTGCGGCATGGTGGCGATCAAATGA
- the pepN gene encoding aminopeptidase N produces the protein MRESAPRTVYLKDYTPPDYLVGSVELTFLLDEENTRVTSRLRLQKNPASANPNAPLVLEGEQLQLEWVKLDGQLLKPERYELTPENLTIAWAPKVEVFTLEIETRINPKANTALEGLYLSKDMLCTQCEAQGFRKITYFPDRPDVMAKFTTTLIGDKWRYPVLLSNGNKVASGDLKKNRHWVKWEDPFPKPCYLFALVAGRLDHIEDVHVTPSGREVTLQIYVERHDLDKCGHAMASLKNAMRWDEEVFGREYDLDLYMIVAVGHFNMGAMENKGLNIFNTKYVLARPDTATDADYEHVEGVIGHEYFHNWTGNRITCRDWFQLSLKEGLTVFRDQEFTADRSSRAVKRIEDVNLLRTRQFAEDAGPLAHPVRPDSYIEINNFYTLTVYEKGAEVVRMLHTLLGPEGFRKGTDLYFERHDGQAVTCDDFVKAMEDANGADFTQFRRWYRQAGTPEVCVLSSYDADSQTLELAVRQSCAPTPGQADKEPLHIPFAVGLIGPDGADCPLQLEGEPEPSSATTRVLDLTQPEQRFRFVNLPQKPVVSALRGFSAPVRLHHPIDYDELAFLLGHDSDPFNRWDAGQTLASRIILSRVEQIKAGGTPGASDPHLVSAYRKALSQDWSDLSYLALLLTLPSEDYVSALMKTIDPEAVHAARQSVKRELTEELQDRLLELYRSNHRDESGCFDEGAIGRRKLKNVCLGFLSELDNSAIHALEVAQFRGARNMTDQIAALGCVVNSSNPERQACLEDFYRQWEQEDLVIDKWFALQASCHRSGALERVQGLLAHRAFDLRNPNRVRSLIGAFCQANPVNFHRLDGSGYRFLGDHVIALDGINPQIASRMVGPLTQWRRYGGNRQKLMREQLQRIAGTDGISADVFEMATKSLA, from the coding sequence ATGCGCGAATCCGCTCCCAGAACCGTCTACCTCAAGGACTACACGCCGCCAGACTATCTGGTAGGCAGCGTCGAACTCACCTTCCTCCTGGATGAGGAAAATACCCGGGTCACCTCGCGCCTGCGTCTGCAGAAGAACCCCGCAAGCGCCAACCCCAATGCGCCGCTGGTGCTGGAGGGGGAGCAACTGCAGCTGGAGTGGGTCAAGCTCGATGGCCAGTTGCTCAAGCCCGAACGCTATGAACTGACCCCGGAGAACCTGACTATCGCCTGGGCGCCCAAGGTCGAAGTGTTCACCCTGGAGATCGAGACCCGCATCAACCCCAAGGCCAACACCGCCCTGGAGGGCTTGTACCTGTCCAAGGACATGTTATGCACCCAGTGCGAGGCCCAGGGCTTCCGCAAGATCACCTATTTTCCCGACCGCCCCGACGTGATGGCCAAGTTCACCACCACGCTGATCGGCGATAAATGGCGCTACCCGGTACTGCTGTCCAACGGCAACAAGGTGGCCTCGGGGGACTTGAAGAAGAACCGTCACTGGGTCAAATGGGAGGACCCGTTCCCCAAGCCCTGCTATCTGTTTGCCCTGGTGGCGGGTCGCCTGGACCACATCGAGGATGTCCATGTGACGCCCTCCGGGCGCGAGGTCACACTGCAGATCTACGTGGAGCGGCACGATCTGGATAAGTGCGGGCATGCCATGGCTTCCCTTAAGAATGCCATGCGTTGGGACGAGGAGGTGTTCGGCCGCGAGTACGACCTGGATCTGTACATGATCGTCGCCGTCGGGCACTTCAACATGGGCGCCATGGAAAACAAGGGCCTGAACATCTTCAACACCAAGTATGTGCTGGCCCGGCCCGATACCGCCACCGACGCCGACTACGAGCATGTCGAGGGCGTGATAGGCCACGAGTACTTCCACAACTGGACCGGCAACCGCATCACCTGCCGCGACTGGTTCCAGCTCAGCCTGAAGGAGGGGCTGACGGTGTTCCGCGACCAGGAGTTCACGGCAGACCGCAGCTCGCGCGCGGTCAAGCGCATCGAGGACGTGAACCTGCTGCGTACCCGCCAGTTCGCCGAGGATGCCGGTCCCCTGGCGCACCCGGTGCGGCCCGATTCCTATATCGAGATCAACAATTTCTACACCCTGACGGTTTACGAAAAGGGCGCCGAGGTAGTGCGCATGCTGCACACCCTGCTAGGGCCCGAAGGGTTCCGCAAGGGCACGGACCTGTACTTCGAGCGTCACGATGGTCAGGCGGTGACCTGCGATGATTTCGTCAAGGCGATGGAGGATGCCAACGGAGCCGACTTTACCCAGTTCCGGCGCTGGTACCGCCAGGCCGGCACACCGGAGGTCTGCGTGCTCAGCAGCTATGATGCCGACAGCCAGACTCTCGAACTGGCCGTGCGGCAAAGCTGCGCGCCCACGCCCGGGCAGGCGGACAAGGAACCTCTGCACATCCCCTTCGCCGTGGGGCTGATCGGTCCGGACGGCGCGGATTGTCCGCTGCAACTGGAAGGTGAGCCGGAACCTTCATCCGCCACCACGCGTGTACTGGATCTGACCCAGCCCGAGCAGCGCTTCCGCTTCGTGAACCTGCCCCAGAAGCCGGTGGTTTCGGCCTTGCGCGGCTTTTCGGCGCCGGTGCGGCTGCATCATCCCATCGACTATGACGAACTGGCCTTCCTGCTGGGTCATGACAGCGACCCCTTCAACCGCTGGGACGCAGGGCAGACCCTGGCCAGCCGCATCATCCTCAGCCGCGTGGAGCAGATCAAGGCGGGCGGCACCCCGGGCGCCTCGGACCCGCACCTGGTCAGCGCCTACCGCAAGGCCCTGAGCCAGGACTGGAGCGATCTGTCCTACCTCGCCCTGCTCCTGACCCTGCCTTCGGAGGATTACGTGAGCGCCCTCATGAAGACCATCGATCCGGAAGCGGTGCACGCCGCCCGCCAGTCGGTGAAGCGCGAGCTGACCGAGGAACTGCAGGACAGGCTTTTGGAGTTGTACCGTAGCAACCACCGCGATGAGTCCGGGTGTTTCGACGAGGGCGCCATCGGCCGGCGCAAGCTGAAAAATGTCTGTCTGGGATTTCTCTCGGAACTGGACAACAGCGCGATTCACGCTCTGGAAGTTGCGCAGTTCCGTGGAGCGCGCAATATGACCGACCAGATCGCGGCTCTGGGCTGCGTCGTCAATTCTTCCAATCCGGAACGGCAGGCATGTCTGGAAGACTTCTACCGGCAATGGGAGCAGGAAGATCTGGTCATAGACAAATGGTTCGCCCTGCAGGCTTCCTGCCACCGGTCAGGCGCCCTGGAACGGGTCCAGGGGCTGCTGGCCCATCGGGCATTCGACTTGCGCAATCCCAACCGGGTGCGCTCGCTCATCGGCGCCTTCTGCCAGGCCAACCCGGTCAACTTCCATCGCCTGGATGGCAGCGGCTACCGCTTCCTGGGCGACCACGTGATCGCCCTGGACGGGATCAACCCGCAGATCGCATCGCGCATGGTGGGACCTCTGACTCAATGGCGGCGCTACGGCGGAAACAGGCAGAAACTGATGCGCGAGCAACTGCAGCGCATTGCCGGCACCGATGGCATTTCGGCGGACGTTTTCGAGATGGCGACCAAGAGTCTGGCCTGA
- the glgA gene encoding glycogen synthase, with protein MAKTPSDKPRKTPSTRKAAAPGKQAPTQAKAESAGGGIAAADTPVVKTGPEKQSASVPNPAAPTQPEANPSATRREASGGTAVANASVAAAKPEDAKAEKAAGPAAGAGAAQATPPGKAPARSSSGKAAKAPTGATGGASSSKPSESGPQSVLSVPPAEAPLGATIPAELRFMAGQGALPEVDMRPESLTEEVLPAPAEQHSLPPVTPYPPANDWDGLSMSEPAYEPEPEQVYQEYQPQPSRPSLFIVQITPELAPVAKVGGLADVVFGLSNELEIRGNHVEVILPKYDCMRYDHIWGLCQTFDDLWVPWYGGAIHCSVFFGFVHGRKCFFIEPHSGDNFFNRGCIYGFNDDVMRFAFFTRAAMEFLWQSGKTPDIIHCHDWQTALAPVFLYEIYQHMGMWHPRVCFTIHNFKHQGVTGAQVLHATGLNRPEYYFHYDRLRDNHNPHALNLMKAGVVYANFVTTVSPRHAFEAKDQGQGFGLEPSLHIHHVKYGGVVNGIDYSFWNPELDHHIPVHYSVDTLEDKYHNKKALRDRLMIADSEKPIVAFVGRLDPQKGLELIRHAIFYTLQRGGQFVLLGSSPDGQINNYFWSLKHQLNDNPDCHIEIGFNEELSHLIYAGADMVLVPSRFEPCGLTQLIALRYGTIPVVREVGGLADTVFDKDFSHRPLHERNGYVFRDYDEAGLESALGRAISCYYEYPEHFRELMKNAMRCDYSWNHPGADYVNIYDMIRSK; from the coding sequence ATGGCCAAGACTCCCTCGGACAAGCCCCGGAAAACCCCATCAACCCGCAAGGCCGCGGCGCCCGGCAAGCAGGCGCCCACGCAGGCCAAAGCCGAATCGGCGGGGGGGGGCATTGCCGCTGCCGATACGCCCGTCGTAAAGACCGGCCCCGAAAAGCAATCGGCCAGCGTGCCTAACCCCGCGGCACCGACACAGCCGGAGGCCAATCCTTCGGCAACCCGGCGGGAGGCGTCCGGCGGTACCGCTGTGGCAAATGCCTCAGTGGCTGCGGCAAAGCCCGAAGACGCGAAGGCGGAGAAGGCTGCCGGCCCGGCGGCGGGGGCGGGGGCGGCGCAAGCTACGCCGCCGGGCAAGGCGCCGGCGCGGAGCAGTTCCGGAAAGGCGGCGAAGGCTCCAACCGGCGCGACAGGTGGCGCTTCGTCAAGCAAGCCGTCAGAATCCGGGCCACAATCCGTGCTCTCGGTTCCGCCTGCCGAGGCGCCGCTGGGCGCGACGATTCCGGCGGAGCTGCGCTTCATGGCCGGCCAGGGAGCCCTGCCTGAGGTGGACATGCGGCCCGAGAGCCTCACCGAAGAGGTGCTGCCGGCGCCGGCGGAGCAGCACTCGCTGCCGCCGGTCACCCCGTATCCACCGGCCAACGACTGGGATGGCCTGTCCATGTCCGAACCGGCCTATGAGCCCGAGCCCGAGCAGGTCTATCAGGAGTATCAGCCCCAGCCATCGCGGCCGTCCTTGTTCATCGTGCAGATCACTCCGGAACTGGCGCCGGTGGCCAAGGTGGGCGGCCTGGCGGACGTGGTGTTCGGTCTGTCCAACGAATTGGAGATCCGCGGCAACCATGTGGAGGTCATCCTCCCCAAGTACGATTGCATGCGCTACGACCACATCTGGGGTCTCTGTCAGACCTTCGACGACCTGTGGGTGCCTTGGTACGGCGGAGCCATCCACTGCTCGGTATTCTTCGGTTTCGTGCACGGTCGCAAGTGCTTCTTCATCGAGCCGCACTCGGGCGACAATTTCTTCAACCGCGGCTGCATCTACGGCTTCAATGACGATGTCATGCGCTTCGCCTTCTTCACGCGCGCGGCCATGGAGTTCCTGTGGCAGTCCGGCAAGACCCCGGACATCATCCATTGCCACGACTGGCAGACAGCCCTCGCGCCGGTATTTCTCTATGAGATCTACCAGCACATGGGCATGTGGCACCCCAGGGTGTGCTTCACCATCCACAACTTCAAGCATCAGGGCGTGACCGGCGCGCAAGTGCTGCATGCCACCGGCCTGAACCGGCCGGAATACTATTTCCACTACGACCGCCTGCGTGACAACCACAATCCGCATGCCTTGAACCTGATGAAGGCCGGGGTGGTCTACGCCAATTTCGTCACCACCGTCTCGCCGCGCCATGCCTTCGAGGCCAAGGACCAGGGCCAGGGTTTCGGGCTGGAGCCCAGCCTGCACATCCACCACGTGAAATACGGCGGCGTGGTCAACGGCATCGACTATTCCTTCTGGAATCCGGAGCTGGATCACCACATACCGGTGCATTACAGCGTCGACACCCTCGAGGACAAGTACCACAACAAGAAGGCCCTGCGCGACCGGCTGATGATCGCCGACAGCGAGAAGCCCATCGTCGCCTTCGTCGGCCGTCTCGACCCGCAGAAGGGGCTGGAGCTCATTCGCCACGCCATCTTCTATACCCTGCAACGGGGCGGGCAATTCGTGTTGCTGGGGTCCAGCCCGGATGGCCAGATCAACAACTATTTCTGGAGCCTGAAACATCAGCTCAATGACAATCCGGACTGCCATATCGAGATCGGCTTCAACGAGGAACTGTCGCATCTGATTTACGCGGGCGCCGACATGGTACTGGTGCCCAGCCGCTTCGAGCCCTGCGGGCTCACGCAGCTCATTGCCCTGCGTTATGGAACCATCCCGGTGGTGCGGGAGGTGGGCGGCCTGGCCGACACGGTATTCGACAAGGACTTCTCGCACCGGCCCTTGCATGAGCGCAACGGGTACGTGTTCCGCGACTACGACGAGGCGGGACTGGAGTCTGCCCTGGGGCGGGCCATCAGTTGCTATTACGAATATCCGGAGCACTTCCGGGAACTGATGAAGAACGCCATGCGCTGCGATTATTCCTGGAATCACCCGGGTGCGGACTATGTCAACATCTACGACATGATCCGCAGCAAGTAG
- a CDS encoding reprolysin-like metallopeptidase: MQFFPTPARLALAVSACIAGTAQANAIPPELEELLSGKNYIIQWDGESIADVTVSGNSGSGEHSGQTDNTLTATYLPLDPAQVPAEYRSLPPGSLSRIQLPMGFMGMELGGKFVIDLPSGRYEFTKDNEYPHPGGMTWVGKLSEDDSFRMMVTSGENGTMTGSIKTPDGEYLLEAYEGETWMLDASRAGLQQPAFPPDAFSVGGGIMADATGEGGAYQTDPPPAMPLSGVSQDGSHAGSGARPSYAGAVATTGSASSTTTTVTATAATNTVDVLVLYTQNFASKVGATTRINYLFAVANQAYKDSGVPVRLRPVFTQKTSFPETSLNEQALQNMTFGWAAFTGSNIKTLRDKYGADLVTLLRPFRYAQQASCGTSWITQFGTPSTYGYSVVSDGTDGMYYCHDLSFVHEIGHNLGQTHERANAGGGMGYHAYSYGWGVDGLFGTVMSYINPKVGKFAGPKLTCPGNRPCGYPETDRYRASDQVKSMSLVAPIVAKFKPTLVK; encoded by the coding sequence ATGCAATTCTTCCCCACTCCGGCACGGTTGGCCCTGGCGGTCAGCGCGTGCATCGCCGGCACGGCCCAGGCCAACGCCATTCCCCCCGAACTAGAGGAACTCCTCAGCGGGAAGAACTACATTATCCAGTGGGACGGGGAGTCCATCGCGGATGTGACCGTGTCGGGCAACAGTGGCTCGGGCGAACACAGCGGACAGACCGACAACACCTTGACCGCCACCTATTTGCCGCTGGACCCCGCGCAGGTGCCCGCGGAATACCGGTCCCTGCCGCCGGGATCGCTGAGCCGCATCCAGTTGCCCATGGGCTTCATGGGCATGGAGCTGGGCGGCAAGTTCGTCATCGACCTGCCGTCCGGCCGCTACGAATTCACCAAGGACAACGAATACCCGCATCCCGGTGGCATGACCTGGGTCGGCAAGCTGAGCGAGGACGATTCGTTCCGGATGATGGTGACCTCGGGCGAAAACGGGACGATGACCGGCTCGATCAAGACACCGGATGGCGAATACCTGCTGGAAGCCTACGAAGGCGAGACCTGGATGCTGGACGCCAGCCGCGCCGGCCTGCAGCAACCCGCGTTTCCCCCGGATGCGTTCAGCGTCGGTGGCGGCATCATGGCCGATGCCACCGGCGAAGGCGGCGCCTACCAGACCGATCCGCCACCCGCCATGCCTTTATCCGGCGTAAGCCAGGACGGCAGCCACGCCGGGTCCGGCGCGCGCCCCTCCTACGCGGGCGCCGTCGCCACCACCGGCAGCGCCAGCAGCACCACCACGACCGTTACGGCGACGGCCGCAACCAACACCGTGGATGTGCTGGTCTTGTACACGCAGAACTTCGCCAGCAAAGTCGGGGCGACAACGCGCATCAACTACCTGTTCGCGGTCGCCAACCAGGCTTACAAAGACAGCGGCGTGCCGGTAAGGCTACGGCCCGTGTTCACGCAGAAGACCAGTTTTCCTGAAACCAGTCTCAACGAGCAGGCCCTGCAGAACATGACTTTTGGGTGGGCCGCCTTCACCGGCAGCAATATCAAGACCCTGCGGGACAAGTACGGCGCCGACCTGGTGACCCTGCTGCGGCCTTTCAGGTACGCACAACAAGCTTCCTGCGGCACTTCCTGGATCACCCAATTCGGGACCCCATCCACCTACGGTTACTCGGTGGTCTCGGACGGGACCGACGGCATGTACTACTGCCACGATCTCAGCTTCGTGCACGAGATCGGCCACAACCTGGGCCAGACGCACGAGCGGGCCAACGCGGGCGGCGGCATGGGCTACCATGCCTACTCCTACGGCTGGGGCGTCGACGGCCTGTTCGGCACCGTCATGAGCTATATCAACCCGAAGGTAGGCAAGTTTGCCGGCCCCAAGTTGACGTGTCCGGGAAACCGGCCCTGCGGCTATCCTGAAACGGACCGCTACCGCGCCTCCGATCAGGTGAAATCCATGTCGCTGGTTGCGCCCATCGTGGCCAAGTTCAAGCCGACCCTGGTCAAATAA